Proteins encoded together in one Benincasa hispida cultivar B227 chromosome 1, ASM972705v1, whole genome shotgun sequence window:
- the LOC120067422 gene encoding LRR receptor-like serine/threonine-protein kinase RPK2, whose translation MGSSSSSFLVIKWFSFCRPTSPILLSKLFLLFFILFFFQTDIVFGDSDKSVLLQFKNALSDPSALLSSWTPTASDYCFWFGVSCDFNSRVVSLNISGNGGSSGNSNAFPCSDSSKYPLYGLGIRRGCVGNRGLLIGKLPSVIGNLTQLRTLSLPFHAFKGELPREIFGLENLEVLDLEGNSLTGLLPNDFARLSKLRVLNLAFNKLTGEIPSSLSGRKSLEILNLAGNQLNGTIPQFVGQLRGVYLSFNFFTGSIPNELGNNCGKLEHLDLSGNFLVSGIPSNLGNCTQLQTLLLYSNMLEEAIPAGIGNLLKLEVLDLSRNSLSGPIPSELGNCLQLSVLVLSNLFNPIPKINYTDDNSPTEELSDDSFNYFAGGIPETITTLPKLRILWAPSANLNGRFPSQWGKCEILEMINLAGNYLYGELPSGFSVCKKLQVLDLSSNQLSGELDKNLPAPYMTLFDLSGNRFIGEIPTFCGSDCSPPKSRLNGYLDLDDASSRYLSFFVSRIRDATPFEFVGNGDLIIHNFGDNNFTGNLLSLPFPRDRLGRKTVYAYLVGGNKLTGPFPDSLFEKCDDLGGLIFNISSNKISGPFSATIGKKCGSLKFLDASGNQMTGQVPASFGELLSLSHLNLSWNKFQHQIPTSLGQMADLKYLCLAGNNFNGSIPATLGKLQSLELLDLSYNDLSGEIPIDLVNLRGLKVLLLNNNSLSGQVPSGLANVTTLSAFNVSFNNLSGSLPSNNNMIKCSGAIGNPYLRPCRMYSLAVPSSEMQGSVGDSSSFAASPSGIAPQTSGGASFNSIEIASITSASAIVSVLIALIILFLYTRKWNSRSKVIGSMRKEVTVFTDIGVSLTFENVVRATSNFNASNCIGSGGFGATYKAEIASGMLVAIKRLAVGRFQGVQQFDAEIKTLGRLRHPNLVTLIGYHASETEMFLIYNYLPGGNLEKFIQERSTRAVDWRILHKIALDIARALAYLHDQCVPRVLHRDVKPSNILLDDDFNAYLSDFGLARLLGTSETHATTGVAGTFGYVAPEYAMTCRVSDKADVYSYGVVLLELLSDKKALDPSFSSYGNGFNIVAWACMLLRQGRAKEFFTAGLWEVGPHDDLVEVLHLAVVCTVDSLSTRPTMKQVVRRLKQLQPPSC comes from the coding sequence ATGGGTTCCTCTTCGTCTTCATTTTTAGTCATCAAATGGTTCTCCTTCTGCAGACCCACCTCGCCAATTCTTCTCTCCAAGCTTTTTTTGcttttctttattctcttcttctttcaaaCTGATATTGTTTTTGGCGATTCCGACAAATCCGTGCTTCTTCAGTTCAAAAATGCTCTTTCTGACCCATCTGCTTTGCTTTCTTCCTGGACTCCCACTGCTTCTGATTACTGCTTCTGGTTTGGCGTTTCCTGCGACTTCAATTCTCGGGTTGTCTCTCTCAACATTTCTGGGAATGGTGGTTCTTCAGGTAATTCCAATGCTTTTCCCTGCTCTGATTCTTCTAAATACCCTCTTTATGGACTTGGAATCAGAAGGGGTTGTGTGGGTAATAGAGGTTTACTCATTGGGAAGCTTCCGTCTGTGATTGGGAATCTCACTCAGCTCAGGACTTTGTCTCTTCCGTTTCATGCTTTTAAGGGTGAGCTTCCTAGGGAAATCTTCGGATTGGAGAACCTTGAGGTTCTTGATCTGGAAGGGAACTCTTTAACTGGGCTGCTTCCCAATGATTTTGCCAGGCTGAGCAAGTTGCGTGTTCTCAATCTTGCATTCAATAAGCTTACTGGTGAGATTCCTAGCTCGCTTTCGGGTCGTAAGAGCTTAGAGATCTTGAATTTAGCTGGGAATCAGTTGAATGGGACAATTCCTCAGTTTGTTGGTCAGTTGAGAGGGGTCTACttgtctttcaatttttttacagGATCCATTCCGAATGAGCTTGGGAATAACTGCGGAAAGCTTGAGCATCTCGACCTGTCTGGTAATTTTTTGGTCAGTGGGATTCCAAGCAATCTGGGAAATTGCACTCAGTTGCAGACATTGTTGCTGTATTCTAATATGCTGGAGGAAGCCATTCCAGCTGGAATTGGTAATTTGCTGAAGCTGGAAGTACTTGATCTTTCGAGGAATAGCCTCAGTGGTCCGATACCCTCTGAGCTAGGAAATTGCTTGCAGTTGTCTGTCCTTGTGCTCTCGAATCTCTTCAATCCAATTCCCAAGATCAACTACACAGACGACAACTCTCCAACTGAGGAACTTAGTGATGATAGTTTTAACTATTTTGCGGGTGGTATACCTGAGACAATAACAACCCTTCCAAAGCTGAGGATATTGTGGGCCCCTAGTGCAAACCTCAATGGCAGATTCCCTTCCCAATGGGGTAAGTGTGAAATCTTGGAGATGATCAACTTAGCTGGTAATTATCTTTATGGGGAGCTTCCCAGTGGGTTTAGCGTCTGCAAAAAGCTTCAAGTTCTTGATTTAAGCTCAAACCAGCTTTCTGGAGAACTTGATAAAAACCTACCAGCTCCTTACATGACACTGTTTGATCTTAGCGGTAACCGCTTTATTGGTGAGATTCCTACATTCTGTGGCAGTGATTGCTCACCACCGAAGTCCCGTTTGAATGGATATTTGGATCTTGACGATGCCTCATCCCGGTATCTTTCGTTTTTTGTCAGTAGGATTCGAGATGCAACTCCTTTTGAATTTGTTGGAAATGGTGATCTGATAATACATAACTTTGGGGACAATAACTTCACAGGCAACCTTCTGTCATTGCCATTTCCGCGTGATAGACTGGGAAGGAAAACTGTTTATGCTTATCTGGTAGGTGGGAATAAGCTGACTGGACCATTTCCAGATAGTTTGTTTGAGAAATGCGACGATTTGGGGGGATTGATCTTTAATATTAGCAGCAATAAAATATCTGGGCCATTTTCTGCGACAATTGGTAAGAAGTGTGGTTCTCTCAAATTCTTGGATGCATCTGGTAATCAGATGACTGGGCAGGTACCTGCTAGCTTTGGAGAGCTATTATCTCTAAGTCATCTGAACCTAAGTTGGAACAAGTTTCAGCATCAAATACCTACTTCTCTCGGACAGATGGCTGATTTGAAGTACCTTTGTTTGGCTGGAAATAACTTTAATGGTTCTATACCTGCTACCTTGGGAAAGTTGCAGTCTTTGGAGTTGCTGGATCTTTCATATAACGATCTTTCTGGTGAAATTCCCATAGATCTTGTAAACTTGAGAGGCCTAAAAGTTCTGCTGCTCAACAATAATTCACTTTCTGGACAGGTTCCCTCTGGTTTAGCGAATGTTACCACACTCTCTGCATTTAATGTGTCATTCAACAACTTGTCTGGTTCCCTGCCATCAAATAACAACATGATTAAATGTAGTGGTGCAATTGGAAATCCTTACCTTCGCCCGTGCCGTATGTATTCTCTGGCTGTGCCCTCATCTGAAATGCAAGGTTCAGTTGGTGACTCAAGTAGTTTTGCAGCTTCACCGTCTGGCATTGCACCCCAAACAAGTGGAGGTGCCAGCTTCAATTCCATTGAGATAGCATCCATTACCTCTGCCTCTGCCATTGTTTCTGTTCTTATTGCTTTGATTATCCTATTTCTATATACACGAAAGTGGAATTCGAGATCTAAAGTAATTGGCTCAATGAGAAAGGAAGTGACGGTTTTTACTGATATTGGGGTTTCCCTGACGTTTGAGAATGTGGTGCGTGCTACAAGTAATTTCAATGCAAGCAACTGCATTGGCAGTGGAGGGTTTGGGGCAACTTACAAGGCAGAGATTGCATCAGGGATGCTGGTTGCAATAAAACGACTTGCTGTAGGTCGATTTCAAGGTGTCCAACAGTTTGATGCAGAAATTAAAACTCTTGGAAGGCTGCGCCATCCAAACCTTGTCACCTTAATTGGTTACCATGCCAGTGAAACAGAGATGTTCCTGATATATAATTATTTGCCAGGAGGTAATTTGGAAAAATTCATCCAAGAGAGGTCTACAAGAGCAGTTGATTGGAGAATTCTTCACAAGATTGCACTGGACATAGCCCGTGCGCTTGCGTATCTTCATGATCAGTGTGTACCACGGGTCCTCCACCGTGATGTGAAACCAAGCAATATACTATTAGACGATGATTTCAATGCTTATCTCTCTGATTTTGGATTGGCCAGGCTTCTTGGGACTTCTGAAACCCATGCTACCACCGGTGTGGCTGGAACTTTTGGCTATGTAGCTCCTGAATATGCCATGACTTGCCGTGTCTCTGATAAAGCAGACGTGTACAGTTACGGCGTGGTGCTTCTTGAGCTACTCTCAGACAAGAAAGCACTAGATCCCTCGTTTTCCTCATATGGAAATGGTTTTAACATAGTAGCTTGGGCATGTATGCTGCTTCGTCAGGGGCGTGCCAAGGAATTCTTCACGGCAGGGTTATGGGAGGTAGGCCCCCATGATGATTTGGTTGAAGTATTACACTTAGCAGTTGTTTGTACAGTTGACTCTCTGTCGACTAGGCCGACAATGAAGCAAGTTGTACGACGGCTTAAGCAGCTTCAACCGCCATCCTGTTAG